A genomic region of Mesorhizobium sp. NZP2077 contains the following coding sequences:
- a CDS encoding PDR/VanB family oxidoreductase produces the protein MAAPRIIMKLTVTAIRKEPGDVLVIDLKHPRKPLLPPFEPGSHVDVHLADGKVRQYSLCGDPGDLSRYTIAVKFEQTGRGGSSWIHQTVCPGFTLPVSAPRNHFPLGKSGGPALLLAGGIGITPILAMARALERRGRRYELHYFTRARALTPLLSEIQSALDPANVRLHFDDEPETRQDLQTLLSTRSSDPQLYYCGPPGFRAAVDRASAHWPAGTVHFEAFQPPEHDAAPPEPFTITLRDGTSVPVAADTTALAALRGAGVLLMASCENGVCGTCECGMLEGQPIHRDAVLTRQARDSRFIPCVSRAKGVLRLDL, from the coding sequence ATGGCCGCGCCCCGTATCATCATGAAGTTGACCGTAACCGCCATCCGCAAGGAGCCCGGCGACGTCCTCGTCATCGATTTGAAGCACCCGCGCAAACCGTTGCTGCCGCCGTTCGAACCTGGTTCCCATGTGGATGTCCATTTGGCCGACGGGAAGGTGCGCCAGTATTCGCTTTGCGGCGACCCGGGCGATTTGAGCCGCTACACGATTGCGGTGAAGTTCGAGCAGACAGGCCGCGGCGGATCGAGCTGGATCCACCAGACTGTTTGCCCTGGATTCACACTGCCGGTCTCCGCTCCGCGCAATCATTTCCCCCTCGGCAAAAGTGGTGGGCCGGCCCTGCTTTTGGCGGGAGGTATCGGGATCACGCCGATCCTGGCAATGGCGCGGGCGCTGGAGAGGCGGGGCAGACGGTACGAACTGCACTACTTCACGCGTGCCAGAGCGCTTACGCCGCTCTTGTCGGAAATTCAAAGCGCCCTCGACCCAGCCAATGTGCGGCTGCATTTCGACGATGAGCCCGAAACCCGGCAGGATCTTCAAACCTTGCTGTCGACGCGTTCGTCCGACCCACAGCTCTACTATTGCGGGCCACCTGGTTTCAGGGCTGCCGTCGACCGGGCAAGCGCCCACTGGCCGGCAGGCACGGTGCATTTCGAGGCTTTTCAGCCGCCCGAGCACGATGCTGCACCACCCGAACCTTTCACGATCACACTGCGCGATGGGACATCGGTCCCCGTCGCAGCCGATACGACCGCGCTCGCAGCACTGCGAGGGGCGGGCGTGCTGCTCATGGCTTCGTGCGAGAACGGCGTTTGCGGAACCTGTGAATGCGGAATGCTGGAAGGCCAGCCGATCCACCGCGATGCTGTTCTGACTAGGCAGGCCCGGGACAGCCGGTTTATCCCGTGCGTGTCTCGCGCGAAAGGTGTGCTCAGGCTCGATCTTTGA
- a CDS encoding pyridoxal phosphate-dependent aminotransferase, producing MTVTTSIEEAGFVPASRISAIGVSQILKIGARAQAMKRDGAPVIILGAGEPDFDTPDTVKQAAWKAIQRGDTKYTALDGTPDLKQAIREKFRRENGLDYAADEITVATGAKQVLFNAMMATLNAGDEVIIPTPAWTSYSDIVTIAEGKPLCIPCSAQAGFKLTASQLEAAITPKTKWLILNSPSNPSGAAYSTTDYQPLIEVLLRHPHVRLLVDDMYEHIVYDDFRFVTPAALEPRLKGRTLTVNGVSKAYAMTGWRIGYAGGSRELIKAMAVAQSQSTSCPSSVSQAAAVEALSGPQHFLKERTESFRRRRDLVVAGLNAIDGIDCRVPEGAFYTFAGCAGLVGKTTPAGKPIETDTDFSDYLLQEAHVAVVPGAAFGLSPFFRISYATSETELTEAILRIAAACSRLGSDSDRC from the coding sequence ATGACCGTCACCACAAGTATCGAAGAGGCCGGCTTCGTGCCGGCGTCGCGCATATCGGCGATCGGGGTTTCGCAGATCCTGAAGATCGGCGCCCGCGCGCAGGCGATGAAGCGCGACGGGGCGCCGGTCATCATCCTGGGGGCGGGCGAGCCGGATTTCGACACGCCCGACACCGTGAAACAGGCAGCCTGGAAAGCCATCCAACGCGGCGACACCAAATACACCGCGCTGGACGGCACGCCAGATCTCAAGCAGGCGATCCGCGAAAAGTTCCGCCGGGAGAACGGCCTCGACTATGCCGCCGACGAGATCACCGTCGCGACCGGCGCCAAACAGGTCCTGTTCAATGCCATGATGGCGACGCTGAATGCCGGCGACGAGGTTATCATTCCAACGCCGGCATGGACGTCCTATTCGGATATCGTCACCATTGCCGAAGGCAAGCCGCTCTGTATCCCGTGCAGCGCGCAAGCCGGTTTCAAGCTGACGGCGAGCCAGCTCGAGGCAGCGATCACGCCGAAGACGAAATGGCTGATCCTCAACTCCCCCTCAAACCCGTCCGGTGCTGCCTATAGCACGACCGATTATCAGCCGCTGATCGAAGTCCTCCTGAGGCATCCGCATGTCCGCTTGCTGGTCGACGACATGTACGAGCACATTGTCTATGACGATTTCCGTTTCGTCACGCCGGCTGCGTTGGAGCCACGCCTGAAGGGACGGACGCTCACCGTCAACGGCGTTTCGAAGGCCTACGCCATGACCGGCTGGCGGATCGGCTACGCTGGCGGATCGCGCGAATTGATCAAGGCAATGGCGGTGGCGCAGAGCCAGTCGACGTCTTGCCCGTCATCGGTCAGCCAGGCCGCAGCGGTCGAGGCGCTGTCCGGTCCTCAGCACTTCCTGAAGGAACGGACCGAGAGCTTTCGGCGCCGTCGCGATCTCGTCGTTGCCGGGTTGAACGCCATCGATGGTATCGACTGTCGCGTGCCGGAAGGGGCCTTCTACACCTTCGCAGGTTGCGCTGGTCTGGTCGGCAAGACAACGCCCGCCGGCAAGCCGATCGAAACCGACACCGACTTCTCCGATTATCTGCTTCAGGAAGCCCACGTCGCGGTTGTCCCGGGCGCGGCTTTCGGCCTTTCGCCCTTCTTTCGTATTTCCTATGCGACATCCGAAACAGAGTTGACGGAAGCGATCCTGCGCATCGCCGCGGCCTGTTCACGGCTTGGGAGCGACAGCGACCGATGCTGA
- a CDS encoding LysR family transcriptional regulator has translation MILSRKLMPDLVAIQAFECAARHASFTRAGRELNLTQSAVSRQVKDLEAYLGALLFERIRQRVVLSEDGRRFLPEARKLLQQAEETMLRAMSSADAKSSLSIATLPTFGSRWLSPRLPDFLRLYPGTILDVGSRSAPFDFDEENFDLAIHYGRPVWARGVCTYLCSESILPVVGGALLTTCKEIAAADLLTKPLLHLATRPKLWALWFEQVGVSAEMAYRGHRFDQFSMIIEATVAGMGFALLPRYLIEQELRSGELRIVLDLAMQTENSYYVVMPEAKSTNPLGQNFTAWLVRQVANSS, from the coding sequence ATGATATTGAGCAGAAAGTTGATGCCAGACCTGGTTGCAATCCAGGCCTTCGAATGTGCGGCAAGACACGCGAGCTTCACGCGCGCCGGCCGGGAACTCAACCTGACCCAGAGCGCCGTCAGCCGTCAGGTCAAGGATCTGGAAGCCTATCTCGGCGCGCTGCTGTTCGAGCGTATCCGGCAGCGCGTGGTGCTTTCCGAAGACGGGCGGCGCTTCCTGCCGGAGGCGCGGAAGCTGCTGCAGCAAGCCGAAGAGACGATGCTGCGCGCAATGTCGTCCGCCGATGCCAAATCGAGCCTGAGCATCGCAACCTTGCCGACATTCGGCAGCCGCTGGCTCAGTCCGCGCTTGCCTGATTTCCTGCGCCTCTACCCCGGTACGATCCTCGACGTCGGTTCCCGGTCGGCGCCGTTCGATTTCGACGAAGAGAATTTCGACCTAGCCATCCACTACGGCCGGCCTGTTTGGGCGCGCGGCGTATGCACCTATCTTTGCAGCGAATCGATCCTGCCGGTGGTAGGCGGTGCGCTGTTGACAACTTGCAAGGAGATCGCCGCCGCAGATCTGCTTACCAAGCCGTTGCTCCATCTCGCAACGCGTCCCAAACTTTGGGCTCTGTGGTTCGAGCAGGTGGGCGTGTCGGCCGAAATGGCCTACCGCGGACACCGCTTCGATCAATTTTCAATGATCATCGAGGCGACGGTTGCGGGCATGGGGTTTGCACTTCTTCCGCGCTACCTCATTGAGCAAGAGCTAAGATCAGGCGAGCTTCGTATTGTCCTCGATTTGGCGATGCAGACCGAGAACAGCTACTATGTCGTCATGCCGGAAGCGAAGAGTACAAATCCGCTAGGGCAAAATTTCACGGCGTGGCTGGTACGCCAGGTGGCAAATTCGAGCTAA
- a CDS encoding aminotransferase class I/II-fold pyridoxal phosphate-dependent enzyme: MSRPDKHELSTLSFNTLSVHGGNEIDKTSGAIRTPIVMANSYLLPEDPSTMDWSDTETPSYTRNSGHNQICLQRKLAALEGGQDAAVFATGVAALHAVFFTFLKSGDHVIVGDVTYEAVWRLFSELLPQRYKIEATFVDMDDMEAVRAAVRPNTKLIHTETIANPTTKVADIATLVSVAKQAGTLLSVDSTFTPPPFFRPLTLGADLVIHSLTKYINGHGDAMGGVVIGSKELVHHIKADALVDLGGTISPFNAWLIVRGSVTLPLRLKQQYASAEAVAHYLSTDKRVAYVTYPGLENHDQHALAKSQFAGKGYGAVMAFAVEGDPDTQNRFVANLKVITSAVSLGHDETLIVHVGGSGRGGSDRYPASFQKYGHLRLSIGLEDTEDLIADIRHALDETFGAS, encoded by the coding sequence ATGTCGAGACCAGACAAACACGAACTGTCCACGCTCTCCTTCAATACGCTGTCGGTGCATGGCGGCAATGAGATCGACAAGACGTCCGGAGCGATCCGCACGCCGATCGTCATGGCCAATTCCTATCTCCTTCCTGAAGACCCTTCCACGATGGACTGGTCCGATACCGAGACACCGTCCTACACGCGCAATTCGGGCCACAATCAGATCTGCCTGCAGCGCAAGCTTGCCGCGCTGGAAGGCGGCCAGGATGCCGCCGTCTTCGCGACCGGCGTTGCCGCCCTACATGCCGTATTCTTCACTTTCCTGAAAAGCGGAGACCATGTGATCGTCGGCGACGTCACCTACGAGGCGGTTTGGCGGCTCTTTTCCGAACTCCTGCCGCAGCGCTACAAGATTGAAGCCACCTTCGTCGACATGGACGACATGGAGGCCGTCAGAGCCGCCGTGCGGCCGAACACCAAACTGATCCACACCGAAACGATTGCAAACCCGACTACAAAGGTTGCCGATATCGCAACGCTGGTGTCGGTCGCCAAGCAAGCTGGCACGCTGTTGTCGGTCGACTCGACCTTCACCCCTCCCCCCTTCTTCCGGCCGCTAACCTTGGGCGCAGACCTCGTTATCCATTCGCTGACCAAGTACATCAACGGCCATGGCGACGCGATGGGCGGCGTGGTGATCGGCTCCAAGGAGCTCGTCCATCACATCAAGGCAGACGCGCTTGTCGACCTTGGCGGGACGATATCGCCATTCAACGCCTGGCTGATCGTGCGCGGCTCGGTCACGCTACCCCTGCGCCTGAAGCAGCAGTACGCATCGGCCGAGGCCGTCGCCCACTATCTGTCGACAGACAAGCGCGTCGCCTACGTCACCTATCCCGGGCTCGAGAACCATGACCAGCACGCGCTGGCGAAAAGCCAGTTCGCCGGCAAGGGCTACGGCGCGGTCATGGCTTTCGCGGTCGAAGGCGATCCCGACACGCAGAACCGGTTCGTTGCCAATCTGAAGGTAATCACTTCCGCCGTTTCGCTTGGTCACGACGAAACCCTGATCGTGCATGTCGGCGGCAGCGGCCGTGGCGGATCCGATCGTTACCCGGCGAGCTTCCAGAAGTATGGGCATCTGCGTCTTTCGATCGGCCTCGAGGACACCGAGGATCTGATCGCCGACATCAGACACGCGCTTGATGAGACGTTCGGCGCATCCTGA
- a CDS encoding MOSC domain-containing protein, which translates to MTWNGTLLHIHVAPAASYEMEELTQAQLVPGRGIVGDRYFLGTGTYSPKLDVREVTLIEVEVLDAIAAGEPKIPGFKARLEPEDHRRNLTTRGVPLGHLVGKRFRVGETVLRAARMNFPCKYIEELLGIPGLYEGLLNRSGLNCAIEIGGVIRPGDPILPMYE; encoded by the coding sequence ATGACGTGGAATGGAACGCTGCTCCACATCCACGTCGCGCCGGCGGCCTCCTACGAGATGGAGGAATTGACCCAGGCACAGCTTGTTCCTGGTCGCGGCATCGTGGGAGATCGATATTTTCTGGGAACGGGAACTTACTCCCCGAAATTGGACGTTCGCGAGGTGACGCTGATCGAGGTCGAAGTCCTGGACGCGATCGCCGCAGGTGAGCCAAAGATCCCGGGCTTCAAAGCGAGGCTCGAGCCGGAAGACCATCGACGAAACTTGACCACCCGGGGCGTGCCGCTCGGCCACCTCGTAGGCAAGCGTTTCCGCGTTGGCGAGACCGTGCTGCGGGCCGCGCGGATGAACTTCCCCTGCAAGTACATCGAAGAGCTGCTTGGCATTCCCGGCCTCTACGAGGGTCTGTTGAACCGTTCCGGTCTGAATTGTGCAATCGAGATCGGCGGCGTGATCCGCCCCGGCGATCCGATCCTTCCAATGTATGAGTGA
- a CDS encoding FAD-binding oxidoreductase: MIGERHKTALAEILGADGVVQDCASLAAYENGARYDRGSAALVLRPRGTAEVSACVAYCVREHIELIPQSGNTGLVSGSTPDTSGAQVVLSLDRMTPIFDLDIDNRSIHVDAGTRLSDINGRLEPGGLFFPIDLSADPRVGGMLATNTGGSRFLKYGDVRSNTLGLKVVLADEAGTVVDLLSGLRKNNTGVDWKQLFIGTSGAFGIVTECVLNLERLPRQVSTAYLVPRTGTAVMPLLRAMEERLGSYLSAFEGMSGNAITATLAHVPSLRNPFQNGDVPNYVILAEVSRSWLPRDDEQPLDAVLETVLAEVWGAEDAPLANAFVGPAREMWALRHALSEGVKHAGRLVAFDLSFRRADVLAFCDWMKLELPSHFPDVAIFDFGHIGDGGVHFNLVVDEARAGPVDIAFERRLRDWVYSIAVDRFGGSFSAEHGVGRKNQAYYDLYTQKKHKDLAAGLKQLTSPGRLGSVCFG, translated from the coding sequence ATGATCGGCGAGCGCCACAAGACAGCTTTGGCCGAAATCCTCGGCGCGGACGGGGTTGTTCAGGATTGCGCCAGCCTGGCCGCCTATGAGAATGGCGCGCGCTATGACCGGGGTAGCGCCGCATTGGTGCTGCGCCCTCGCGGCACGGCTGAGGTATCTGCTTGCGTCGCCTACTGCGTTCGTGAGCATATCGAGCTCATCCCGCAGTCGGGCAACACCGGCCTAGTCTCCGGCTCGACGCCGGATACCAGTGGAGCGCAGGTCGTGCTCAGTCTCGACCGGATGACACCGATTTTCGATCTCGATATCGACAACCGCTCGATCCACGTCGACGCTGGAACCAGACTGTCGGACATCAACGGACGGCTCGAGCCCGGCGGCCTTTTCTTCCCGATCGACCTCAGCGCCGATCCGCGGGTGGGTGGCATGCTGGCAACCAACACCGGCGGCTCGCGGTTTCTGAAATATGGCGACGTGCGCAGCAATACACTGGGCTTGAAGGTCGTCCTGGCAGACGAGGCTGGTACCGTGGTCGACCTGCTGTCGGGGCTGCGCAAGAACAATACGGGCGTCGACTGGAAGCAGCTTTTCATCGGGACATCCGGCGCGTTCGGCATTGTCACCGAATGCGTGCTCAATCTGGAGCGTCTGCCGAGGCAGGTCTCGACGGCCTATCTGGTGCCGCGAACCGGCACTGCCGTCATGCCCCTGCTGCGGGCGATGGAAGAGCGTCTCGGATCATATCTGTCGGCTTTCGAAGGCATGTCGGGGAATGCGATTACCGCAACGCTTGCCCATGTTCCGTCGCTGCGCAATCCATTCCAGAATGGCGACGTTCCCAACTATGTCATTCTGGCTGAAGTTTCCCGCAGTTGGCTTCCGCGTGATGACGAGCAGCCGCTCGATGCAGTCCTGGAAACGGTGCTGGCCGAAGTCTGGGGAGCGGAGGACGCGCCGCTCGCCAACGCCTTTGTCGGTCCCGCCCGCGAGATGTGGGCGCTGCGTCACGCCCTGTCGGAAGGCGTCAAACATGCCGGCCGACTGGTCGCTTTCGATCTGTCGTTCCGCAGGGCCGACGTACTGGCGTTCTGCGACTGGATGAAGCTCGAACTGCCCAGCCATTTTCCCGATGTCGCAATCTTCGACTTCGGCCATATCGGCGACGGCGGCGTGCATTTCAATCTGGTCGTCGACGAGGCGCGGGCTGGTCCAGTCGATATCGCCTTCGAACGGCGATTGCGTGATTGGGTCTATTCGATCGCGGTCGATCGTTTCGGCGGCAGCTTCAGCGCCGAGCACGGCGTCGGCCGCAAGAACCAAGCCTATTACGATCTCTATACGCAGAAAAAGCACAAGGACCTTGCCGCTGGCCTGAAGCAACTGACGTCGCCAGGGCGCCTTGGTTCGGTGTGTTTCGGATAA
- a CDS encoding VOC family protein, with amino-acid sequence MQNAAFVASDDVRSAFSAAMSAMYRTEVPAYGTLMELVAEVNTEVLDATPVLRQRLEATDSLDRISQERHGAIRLGTPAELSMMRRVFAVMGMHPVGYYDLSTAGVPVHATAFRPVGAEALSRNPFRVFTSLLRIDLIGDEVLRTEAEAILAGRRIFTDSAIQLTEKAETQGGLDQADADRFVAEIIETFRWHDQACVSMEMYHRLHQQHRLVADVVSFKGPHINHLTPRTLDIDAVQTGMPSRGIEPKAIVEGPPTRRCPILLRQTSFKALDEPVSFKSGSGGWTAGSHTARFGEIEQRGVALTPKGRALYDSLLDATRKIIRPAADGSNATDYVEALSRTFQSFPDTWDSIRTAGLGYFTYSLTERGRQAGSVHLEGVDRLVADGFVRFDPIVYEDFLPVSAAGIFQSNLGDEAGQDFVASPNQKHFEAALGAGVLDEFEHYAAIEQASIDECRRALRGVQAAERQSA; translated from the coding sequence GTGCAAAATGCTGCTTTCGTTGCATCCGATGACGTTCGTTCTGCTTTTTCTGCGGCGATGTCAGCCATGTACCGGACCGAGGTTCCCGCCTACGGCACGCTGATGGAACTGGTCGCCGAGGTGAATACCGAAGTGCTGGATGCCACGCCAGTGCTGCGCCAACGGCTCGAGGCGACGGATTCGCTTGACCGCATCTCGCAAGAGCGGCACGGGGCGATCCGCCTAGGAACGCCGGCCGAACTCTCGATGATGCGGCGCGTGTTCGCGGTGATGGGCATGCATCCGGTCGGCTACTACGACCTCAGCACGGCCGGCGTGCCGGTCCATGCGACTGCGTTTCGTCCGGTTGGTGCCGAAGCGCTCAGCCGCAATCCTTTTCGCGTCTTCACCTCGTTGCTCAGAATCGACCTGATCGGCGACGAGGTTCTGCGGACGGAAGCGGAGGCCATTCTTGCCGGTCGACGGATTTTCACGGACAGCGCCATCCAACTCACCGAAAAGGCCGAGACGCAGGGCGGGCTGGATCAAGCCGATGCGGATCGGTTTGTCGCCGAAATCATCGAGACATTCCGCTGGCACGATCAGGCCTGCGTCAGCATGGAGATGTACCACAGGCTGCACCAGCAGCATCGGCTGGTCGCCGACGTGGTTTCCTTCAAAGGCCCGCATATCAACCACCTGACGCCGCGCACGCTCGATATCGACGCGGTGCAGACGGGCATGCCGTCGCGTGGCATCGAGCCCAAGGCGATCGTCGAGGGTCCGCCCACTCGCCGGTGCCCGATCCTGCTCAGGCAGACATCGTTCAAGGCGCTGGACGAACCGGTCTCGTTCAAGTCAGGCAGCGGCGGTTGGACGGCTGGCTCGCACACGGCGCGTTTCGGCGAGATCGAGCAGCGCGGCGTGGCGCTCACTCCCAAGGGCAGGGCGCTCTACGACAGCCTCCTGGATGCCACGCGCAAAATCATCAGGCCGGCGGCCGACGGGTCAAATGCTACTGATTACGTCGAGGCGTTGTCGCGGACATTCCAGTCGTTTCCCGACACATGGGACAGCATCCGCACTGCTGGCCTTGGCTATTTCACCTATTCGCTGACCGAGCGAGGGCGTCAGGCCGGCAGCGTCCATTTGGAAGGTGTCGATCGGCTGGTGGCGGATGGCTTCGTCCGTTTCGACCCGATCGTCTACGAGGATTTCCTGCCCGTCAGCGCGGCCGGTATCTTCCAGTCCAATCTGGGCGATGAAGCGGGCCAGGATTTCGTCGCCAGTCCCAACCAGAAGCACTTCGAAGCCGCTCTCGGCGCCGGCGTCCTCGATGAATTCGAGCACTATGCGGCGATCGAGCAGGCGTCGATCGACGAGTGCCGACGCGCTCTGCGCGGCGTTCAGGCAGCGGAGAGACAGTCGGCATGA
- a CDS encoding B3/4 domain-containing protein: protein MLDFPVVDKEIAGIAPDFRAISILVDANGTKKGRVDPNILLSACDYVCSGGPEWRDAHLASWGDVYSRFGAKPNRTPCSAQALKRRVEKDGCIPSINPVVDLYNAVSLRFAVPVGGENFDAYVGSPRLTVADGTEPFDTFANGDAIVESPSKGEVIWRDDVGATCRRWNWRQGTRTRLETVGGRMWFILESLATMPEEALEEAGKMLVSGLIELAPGCEVYKQKISQWT from the coding sequence GTGTTGGATTTTCCAGTGGTCGACAAAGAAATTGCGGGCATCGCACCGGACTTCCGGGCGATCAGCATTCTTGTTGATGCCAACGGCACAAAGAAGGGACGAGTTGATCCCAACATCTTGTTGAGCGCTTGCGATTACGTGTGCTCTGGTGGTCCGGAGTGGAGGGATGCGCACCTGGCCAGCTGGGGTGACGTATACAGCCGGTTCGGAGCAAAGCCAAACCGGACGCCGTGCTCCGCGCAGGCATTGAAGAGACGTGTGGAGAAGGATGGCTGCATTCCATCGATCAACCCCGTCGTCGACCTTTACAACGCAGTGAGCCTGCGTTTCGCAGTACCGGTAGGGGGTGAAAACTTCGATGCGTATGTTGGAAGTCCGCGGCTGACGGTTGCCGACGGAACGGAGCCTTTCGACACTTTTGCGAATGGCGATGCGATCGTCGAAAGCCCATCCAAGGGGGAAGTCATCTGGCGCGACGACGTGGGCGCTACATGTCGGCGCTGGAATTGGCGGCAGGGCACGCGCACCCGCTTGGAAACCGTGGGCGGCCGGATGTGGTTCATTTTGGAAAGCTTGGCAACGATGCCGGAGGAAGCGCTCGAGGAGGCGGGCAAGATGCTCGTGAGCGGTCTAATCGAGCTGGCGCCAGGGTGTGAGGTCTATAAACAGAAAATCAGCCAGTGGACGTGA
- a CDS encoding aldehyde dehydrogenase family protein, which translates to MNIAVKSIDIAKETTELLAKLGVAKEALVGGDLIVRSPVTGEQIAALKTISPADAAKTIDTAHTAFQAWRMVPGPRRGELVRLLGEELRAHKAELGRLVSIEVGKIPSEGLGEVQEMIDICDFAVGLSRQLYGLTIATERPGHRMMETWHPLGVVGVISAFNFPVAVWSWNAALALVCGDALVWKPSEKTPLTALACEAIFKRAVKRFGNDAPQGLAPVLIGDRVAGEVLVDHPKVALVSATGSTRMGREVGPRLAKRFARAVLELGGNNAGIVCPTADLDMALRAIAFGAMGTAGQRCTTLRRLFVHDSVYDALLPRLKKAYESVSVGNPLETSSLVGPLIDKAAFDAMQKALKEASAHGGKVTGGTRVENGHPDAYYVHPALVEMPKQVAPVTEETFAPILYVMKYSDFDAVLDEHNAVGAGLSSSIFTRDLQESERFLGVDGSDCGIANVNIGTSGAEIGGAFGGEKETGGGRESGSDAWKAYMRRATNTVNYSKALPLAQGVSFDID; encoded by the coding sequence ATGAACATTGCAGTCAAATCGATCGATATAGCCAAGGAAACGACCGAACTTCTGGCGAAACTGGGTGTCGCCAAGGAGGCGCTTGTCGGGGGCGACCTCATCGTGCGCAGCCCGGTGACGGGCGAGCAGATCGCGGCGCTGAAGACGATCTCGCCGGCCGACGCGGCAAAGACCATCGATACCGCGCACACGGCGTTCCAGGCCTGGCGGATGGTGCCGGGTCCCCGGCGCGGCGAGCTGGTTCGCCTGCTCGGCGAGGAATTGCGGGCGCACAAGGCCGAGCTTGGCCGGCTGGTATCGATCGAGGTCGGCAAGATCCCGTCAGAGGGATTGGGCGAAGTGCAGGAGATGATCGACATCTGCGATTTCGCCGTCGGTCTGTCCCGGCAATTGTATGGTCTTACCATCGCCACCGAGCGCCCCGGACACCGCATGATGGAGACCTGGCATCCGCTCGGCGTGGTCGGCGTTATTTCCGCCTTCAACTTCCCGGTCGCGGTGTGGTCGTGGAACGCCGCACTGGCGCTGGTCTGCGGTGACGCTTTGGTGTGGAAGCCGTCGGAGAAGACGCCGCTGACTGCACTTGCCTGCGAGGCGATCTTCAAGCGCGCGGTGAAGCGTTTCGGCAATGATGCGCCGCAAGGCCTGGCGCCGGTGCTGATCGGCGACCGCGTCGCCGGCGAGGTGCTGGTCGACCATCCCAAGGTGGCGCTGGTCTCGGCGACCGGCTCGACGCGCATGGGCCGCGAGGTCGGCCCGAGGCTCGCCAAGCGCTTTGCCCGCGCGGTGCTGGAACTCGGCGGCAACAATGCCGGCATCGTGTGCCCCACCGCCGATCTCGACATGGCGCTGCGCGCCATCGCCTTCGGCGCCATGGGCACGGCCGGCCAGCGCTGCACGACGCTGCGGCGCCTGTTCGTGCATGACAGCGTCTATGACGCGCTGTTGCCGCGGCTGAAGAAGGCCTACGAAAGCGTCTCGGTTGGCAATCCGCTGGAGACGTCCTCGCTGGTCGGTCCGCTGATCGACAAGGCGGCGTTCGACGCCATGCAGAAGGCACTGAAGGAAGCCAGCGCCCATGGCGGCAAGGTGACCGGCGGCACGCGGGTCGAGAACGGCCATCCCGACGCTTATTACGTGCACCCGGCGCTGGTCGAAATGCCGAAGCAGGTTGCGCCGGTGACGGAAGAGACCTTCGCGCCGATCCTGTATGTGATGAAATATTCTGACTTCGACGCCGTGCTCGACGAGCACAATGCGGTTGGCGCCGGCCTGTCGTCGTCGATCTTCACCCGCGACCTGCAGGAATCCGAGCGTTTCCTCGGCGTCGACGGTTCGGATTGCGGCATCGCCAACGTCAACATCGGCACGTCGGGCGCCGAGATCGGTGGTGCGTTCGGTGGCGAAAAGGAAACCGGCGGCGGCCGCGAGAGCGGCTCCGATGCGTGGAAGGCCTACATGCGCCGCGCCACCAACACGGTGAACTATTCTAAGGCGCTGCCGCTCGCCCAGGGCGTCTCCTTCGACATCGACTGA
- a CDS encoding helix-turn-helix domain-containing protein, whose product MSKKVNISTEAVADVERVSATVSQNLKSFRRQNGLTLDQLSQKSGVSKGMLVEIEKGTANPSIATLCRAATALGVSVADFVGVAVSVPVRIVPPQDASTLWRGPKGGSATLLVGTQGPDEIELWRWTLFPGETFESPGHSPGTLELLNVEAGELTLKLGDSDHLVPAGSSVLARTEDKHAYVNSGKQELRFVMTVAELQRPRVRTGL is encoded by the coding sequence ATGAGTAAGAAAGTCAATATATCGACCGAAGCGGTCGCTGACGTTGAGCGTGTCAGCGCCACTGTGTCTCAAAACCTCAAATCGTTCAGGCGGCAAAACGGTCTGACACTCGATCAGCTGTCCCAAAAATCCGGTGTTAGCAAAGGCATGCTTGTCGAGATTGAAAAAGGGACCGCTAATCCCAGCATCGCGACGCTTTGCCGTGCAGCAACTGCGCTAGGTGTGTCGGTGGCCGACTTCGTCGGAGTGGCCGTCAGCGTGCCGGTACGTATCGTTCCACCGCAGGACGCTTCCACCCTTTGGCGCGGTCCCAAGGGAGGCAGCGCCACGCTCCTGGTTGGAACGCAAGGACCCGACGAGATCGAACTCTGGCGCTGGACACTGTTTCCCGGCGAGACATTCGAATCCCCTGGGCATTCGCCGGGAACACTCGAACTGCTGAATGTGGAGGCTGGCGAACTGACCCTGAAATTGGGCGACAGCGATCATCTCGTTCCAGCGGGTTCATCCGTGCTGGCTCGTACAGAAGACAAACACGCCTACGTGAACAGTGGCAAGCAGGAACTCCGGTTTGTCATGACCGTGGCGGAGTTGCAGCGGCCACGGGTGAGAACGGGTCTCTAG